DNA from Triticum aestivum cultivar Chinese Spring chromosome 7D, IWGSC CS RefSeq v2.1, whole genome shotgun sequence:
GACCATTTcctaattttatttttctttgttaaCATTTATCGCCTTCTGATGGgctgctccttccacatgttgaggAAATAGCGTGATCGGTTTTACTGAATGTTAGTATTCAGCTTTGAGAAATATTTGACATGGAGTAAAGAACTGGTCTTCTGACAAGAGCAATTTTCTCTTCCATGTGCAGAATCTCTGTAACATTTGTGAACAAGGATGGCACTGAGAAAACGATAAGTGTTCCTGTCGGAATGTCCATGTTAGAAGCTGCTCATGAAAATGACATAGAACTTGAAGGTTTTTAAACTATCTGTCTATTCACCTCACACCCCATCACATGCACTGTCTGTTACATCATGTTACTATCTTTGATCACTTTTTAAATAGGCATATTAATGTGTCCTTTTAAGATCTTGTCAGCTGATTTCAGTTGTAGGTGATAACCTTGCCTAGTATTTTGGATTTTTGGTTACTGCAGGAGCATGTGAAGGGTCGCTCGCATGTTCCACTTGTCATGTCATAGTTATGGTATGTTGTAGATATAACCCATGCTGTTTTTTAATCTTCAGTTATAGAAGCTGAAAGTTCTTCTGACTAGCAAATTGAATCTTATCCAGGATGTAAAGGACTATAACAAGCTAGAGGATCCAACAGATGAGGAAAATGATATGCTTGACCTTGCATTTGGGCTGACAGAAACGTAAGTGGATATCTATCTGCTAAAGGATTCTTTTTTGTTTATCCATCTTTTATGAACCCCTCAAGTTTGGTAGTATCTATGTGTCATACAAACAAGCATATCGAAATATCTTAAAATCtaccccctccgtcccataatataagatcgttttgcaagtttatattatgggatggagggagtacttattcATTGCGCCATTGTGAAAAAAATCCTTCCAGCATCTATATATGCAACCTTTAGGAACCATATAAGTAGTGCTACAGTGTCAACCAGGAGGTTCAGGGTTTGGAGGAAACCAAAGTGTAGGACTCAAAAGTAGTACAGGAGTATGATAGGATAGCACTTGCCATCCTCGGGAATTGCATTGCCTCATTCCTACGCAAAAAATGAGCTTTGAGGGGATGTGTAGTTTCCTCCAAAAACACAGGAAATTAATAGTATTCCTAAGGAATACTGCACCCGTTTCCTACAAACCCAATGCATTTAATGGAAGTTTTCCTCTGGAATCCCCGTTCCTATGTTTTGCCTATGAGAATCCTTCAAACCGAATGAGGCCTTGTATTAGGCTATTAGCGATGAACGGAAATCAGATAGAACTAATTGATAGAATAGCTAATTATGCTATCCCACATGGCCATACAGGTAGGCTGTAGATGTATAAACGCCATTGTGGCTTTGTACTATAGTATTACTTCCTAAAAGAAAATTGTTAATTGTTATATGTTAAATGTTAGGATCAAGAATAATCTGTTAAATAACCTTTTTCAGGTCCCGTCTTGGCTGCCAAGTAATAGCGAAGCCCGAACTTGACGGCGTCCGACTGGCGTTACCTGCCGCTACACGAAACTTCGCGGTAGATGGGTTCGTGCCAAAGCCACACTGAAGACAGCCATCAGTTTTGTACCTTAGCATCATCATGTAACTTCACTACGGTATCGTCCCTGAGAGCCCCCGTGCCCTCGGACTTGGATCTGTTCTCATTTTATGAGCTCCTTGGTCAGTGCAAGATCATCAGTGTTGTACACTGGCAGTGGGTGAATACTGAATAAACAAGTTGTGTTTGTGACACCCCATGGGCGATATTATTTGGAGGACAGGGAATAAAAG
Protein-coding regions in this window:
- the LOC123168002 gene encoding 2Fe-2S ferredoxin isoform X1, with amino-acid sequence MLSRISQLGARLVRETRAAGNLSSHSSNYYRGLSRHSAPAKSILFSTATTSSHHDEGGDDKEKISVTFVNKDGTEKTISVPVGMSMLEAAHENDIELEGACEGSLACSTCHVIVMDVKDYNKLEDPTDEENDMLDLAFGLTETSRLGCQVIAKPELDGVRLALPAATRNFAVDGFVPKPH
- the LOC123168002 gene encoding 2Fe-2S ferredoxin isoform X2; the protein is MLSRISQLGARLVRETRAGNLSSHSSNYYRGLSRHSAPAKSILFSTATTSSHHDEGGDDKEKISVTFVNKDGTEKTISVPVGMSMLEAAHENDIELEGACEGSLACSTCHVIVMDVKDYNKLEDPTDEENDMLDLAFGLTETSRLGCQVIAKPELDGVRLALPAATRNFAVDGFVPKPH